The proteins below come from a single Roseiflexus sp. RS-1 genomic window:
- a CDS encoding aldehyde dehydrogenase family protein has protein sequence MTDSDTPEYRFYLAGEWRTGAPYTVACPYDGSPVAVVHRAAPADLEQAIQAAVEAFRTTRRSPLHRRAAALRAIAAGIEARAEELARTIALEAGKPIKQARIEVARSIVTFSTAADEATRSNDEALRLDAAPGGEGRQAIVRRFPVGPVAAITPFNFPLNLVAHKVAPAIAAGCSVVLKPASQTPIVALKLAEIIASSGWLPEALSVLPLASRDAAPLVEDERFGLLTFTGSPVVGWEMKRRAGRKRVTLELGGNAGVIIHSDADLAFAAARCVVGGFSYAGQSCISVQRIFVHASVYDAFMELFVPQVQALKVGHPLDEASDLSALINPSEAVRVSAWLNEARSAGAEFVTGGMVEGGVVAPTIVARAAPELRVNCQEIFAPVVTVQPYTTFEEALAAVNNSEFGLQAGVFTRDVGRIFQAYEELEVGGVIINDVPTWRIDPMPYGGVKQSGFGREGLRYAIEEMTERKLLVVNVG, from the coding sequence ATGACAGACAGCGACACGCCGGAGTATCGTTTCTACCTGGCAGGCGAGTGGCGCACCGGCGCGCCCTACACAGTCGCCTGCCCGTATGACGGATCACCAGTGGCGGTGGTGCATCGCGCTGCGCCTGCCGACCTCGAACAGGCGATCCAGGCAGCGGTCGAGGCGTTCAGGACAACACGCCGGTCGCCGCTGCATCGTCGTGCCGCAGCGCTGCGCGCCATCGCCGCAGGTATCGAAGCGCGCGCTGAAGAACTTGCCCGCACCATTGCGCTCGAAGCGGGAAAACCGATCAAACAGGCGCGTATCGAAGTTGCGCGTAGCATCGTAACCTTCTCGACCGCCGCCGATGAGGCGACGCGCTCGAACGACGAAGCGCTGCGCCTTGACGCCGCTCCTGGCGGCGAGGGGCGGCAGGCGATTGTGCGTCGCTTCCCGGTCGGACCGGTGGCGGCCATTACACCCTTCAACTTTCCGCTCAACCTGGTGGCGCACAAGGTTGCTCCGGCGATTGCCGCTGGATGTTCCGTCGTGCTTAAACCTGCATCGCAGACCCCAATTGTGGCGCTCAAACTGGCAGAGATCATCGCTTCGTCCGGGTGGCTCCCTGAGGCGCTGAGTGTCCTGCCGCTCGCCAGCCGCGATGCGGCGCCGCTGGTCGAAGATGAGCGCTTCGGCTTGCTGACGTTCACCGGTTCGCCTGTGGTCGGATGGGAGATGAAGCGCCGCGCCGGGCGCAAACGGGTGACCCTGGAACTTGGCGGCAATGCGGGCGTGATCATCCATTCTGACGCCGATCTTGCGTTTGCAGCAGCACGCTGCGTTGTCGGCGGGTTCTCCTACGCCGGTCAGAGTTGCATCAGCGTTCAGCGTATTTTTGTGCATGCATCGGTGTACGATGCGTTCATGGAACTGTTTGTCCCGCAGGTGCAGGCGTTGAAGGTCGGGCATCCGCTCGATGAGGCGAGTGACCTGAGCGCACTGATCAACCCATCGGAGGCGGTGCGTGTGTCCGCCTGGCTCAACGAGGCGCGCAGCGCAGGCGCGGAGTTCGTCACCGGCGGCATGGTGGAAGGCGGGGTCGTTGCGCCGACGATCGTCGCGCGCGCTGCGCCGGAACTGCGGGTGAACTGCCAGGAGATCTTTGCGCCGGTGGTCACCGTTCAGCCGTACACCACCTTCGAGGAGGCGCTCGCAGCGGTCAACAACAGCGAGTTTGGCTTGCAGGCTGGCGTGTTCACCCGTGATGTCGGGCGAATCTTCCAGGCGTATGAGGAACTGGAAGTCGGCGGGGTTATCATCAATGATGTTCCGACGTGGCGGATCGATCCAATGCCCTATGGTGGCGTCAAACAGTCGGGCTTCGGGCGCGAAGGGTTGCGCTATGCGATTGAGGAGATGACCGAGCGAAAGTTGCTGGTGGTGAATGTCGGTTGA
- a CDS encoding FHA domain-containing protein, with translation MSIEFDVSWAPSEHKTVSREPDKTIREVVQSLVVQLNLPEYDPQGRRIVYGLYREHDGERELLQDARTLKSARIQAQTVYIANVAAPWWQSNATLPAPKPGPRPPTKPLPRRLASPSSCRLKLAPSCTVVVQGDYLELDRAYLSSTLPQTTILAEKAHIFSGFDSRLMHVSRKNHCAIIRQGDHWLLRAYKPTYVNGKLLNNGQTVTIQPPGAEVVLGNGGWPITIELFEA, from the coding sequence ATGTCCATCGAATTCGACGTATCGTGGGCGCCTTCCGAGCACAAGACGGTCTCTCGTGAACCTGATAAGACCATTCGTGAGGTCGTCCAGAGTCTGGTTGTGCAACTGAACCTGCCGGAGTACGATCCGCAGGGACGACGGATCGTCTACGGGTTATACCGCGAGCACGACGGTGAACGGGAACTTCTCCAGGACGCACGCACGCTGAAAAGTGCGCGCATCCAGGCGCAAACGGTCTATATTGCGAATGTGGCTGCACCCTGGTGGCAGTCCAACGCTACGCTGCCTGCTCCAAAACCAGGTCCCCGCCCTCCGACAAAGCCACTGCCGCGACGACTCGCGTCGCCCTCTTCCTGCCGGCTCAAACTGGCGCCCAGTTGCACTGTTGTGGTTCAGGGCGATTATCTTGAACTCGACCGCGCCTACCTGTCGAGCACATTGCCCCAGACGACCATCCTGGCGGAAAAAGCGCATATCTTCAGCGGGTTTGACTCGCGTCTCATGCACGTCAGTCGAAAGAACCACTGCGCCATCATTCGCCAGGGTGATCACTGGCTGTTGCGCGCATATAAACCCACCTATGTCAACGGCAAATTACTCAACAATGGTCAGACGGTGACGATTCAGCCGCCAGGAGCGGAGGTTGTTCTTGGAAACGGCGGATGGCCCATCACCATTGAACTGTTTGAGGCATAG
- a CDS encoding WXG100 family type VII secretion target yields the protein MPPISLDPQQARATASVFDGGKGSIEGELSRMMSSVSEVTSTWSGQSRQQFESRWEEWSQRLRTMMDELQNLANGLRREAEEFESVDRSFNA from the coding sequence ATGCCGCCAATCAGTTTAGACCCGCAGCAGGCTCGTGCGACCGCATCGGTGTTCGATGGAGGCAAAGGTTCCATCGAAGGCGAATTGAGTCGCATGATGAGTTCGGTCAGCGAGGTGACGTCCACCTGGTCTGGTCAAAGCCGACAGCAGTTCGAGTCGCGCTGGGAAGAGTGGAGTCAGCGACTGCGCACCATGATGGACGAGTTGCAGAATCTGGCGAACGGACTGCGCCGCGAGGCGGAGGAATTTGAGTCTGTCGATCGATCATTCAATGCATAA
- a CDS encoding response regulator transcription factor, with protein MSTILVVDDEPALRDMLRLYLEQEGFHVVEAGDGRRALYVARVEKPDLVVLDLMMPEMGGYEFLRAFAKESRTPVIVLTAKIEDTDKILGLELGADDYVTKPFNVRELIARIRAVLRRTQQTPLEPDVLRAADIVLDRTGRTVRVGGRYVDLTPSEFAILATLMAAPGQVFSRLDLLDRVSGDAFEGSERTIDVHIRNLRAKIEADPRHPQYIETVYGMGYRFALPRTSNPAATGV; from the coding sequence ATGAGCACCATTCTGGTTGTTGATGATGAGCCGGCGCTCCGCGATATGCTCCGGCTCTATCTCGAACAGGAAGGGTTTCACGTCGTTGAAGCCGGCGACGGACGACGCGCATTATACGTCGCGCGCGTCGAAAAACCCGATCTGGTCGTCCTCGACCTGATGATGCCGGAGATGGGCGGGTACGAGTTCCTCCGCGCCTTCGCAAAGGAGTCGCGCACGCCGGTCATCGTGCTGACCGCGAAGATCGAAGATACGGATAAGATCCTGGGGCTGGAACTCGGCGCGGATGATTATGTCACCAAACCGTTCAATGTGCGTGAACTGATCGCCCGCATCCGCGCGGTGCTGCGCCGCACCCAACAGACGCCCCTGGAACCGGATGTGCTGCGCGCCGCTGATATTGTCCTTGATCGCACTGGTCGCACTGTGCGCGTCGGTGGGCGTTATGTCGATCTGACACCGTCGGAGTTCGCTATTCTGGCGACGCTCATGGCTGCGCCGGGGCAGGTGTTCTCCCGTCTGGATCTGCTCGACCGCGTTTCCGGCGATGCATTCGAAGGCTCAGAACGCACCATCGATGTCCATATTCGCAATCTGCGCGCCAAGATCGAGGCAGATCCGCGCCATCCCCAATATATTGAAACGGTGTACGGCATGGGGTATCGTTTTGCGTTGCCGCGCACATCGAACCCCGCAGCGACAGGCGTTTGA
- a CDS encoding DUF4405 domain-containing protein: MMNVDVSDARRRTVRNLALDSALFVAFLIATAPRFTGIAIHEWLGIAFGAAIVTHLVLHWSWIVGVTRRLFDRTTGSARVNYALNVLLFVLITIVVFTGLMISETALPWFGIDMRPDRVWRQIHHLASDASVFLVGLHIALHWNWIVRTGRRMLAAWFPPSMSAEPASVMQREVQQ; the protein is encoded by the coding sequence ATGATGAACGTCGATGTTTCGGATGCCCGACGACGCACCGTGCGCAATCTGGCGCTTGATAGCGCACTGTTCGTTGCTTTCCTGATTGCCACGGCGCCACGCTTCACCGGCATCGCCATTCACGAATGGCTGGGAATCGCGTTCGGTGCAGCAATCGTGACCCATCTCGTTCTTCACTGGTCATGGATTGTCGGGGTGACACGACGACTGTTTGATCGGACGACCGGCAGCGCGCGCGTCAACTACGCGCTGAATGTATTGCTCTTCGTTCTTATAACAATCGTTGTGTTTACCGGTCTGATGATTTCGGAAACGGCGTTGCCCTGGTTCGGCATCGATATGCGACCGGATCGTGTCTGGCGGCAGATCCATCATCTGGCATCCGACGCAAGCGTATTCCTTGTCGGGCTGCACATCGCGCTGCACTGGAACTGGATCGTTCGTACAGGGCGTCGCATGCTGGCAGCGTGGTTCCCGCCGTCCATGTCCGCTGAACCGGCGTCGGTTATGCAACGGGAGGTGCAGCAATGA
- a CDS encoding WXG100 family type VII secretion target, translated as MPMISLDTDAARSASATLAASKSSIEGELGRMMSSANEVMSTWSGTSRQQFESQWEQWCQKLRTMMEELQSLSNGLRREAEEFEAVDRSFLAA; from the coding sequence ATGCCCATGATCAGTCTTGACACCGATGCGGCGCGCTCGGCTTCCGCGACGTTAGCCGCAAGCAAAAGTTCGATCGAAGGCGAACTGGGCCGCATGATGAGTTCGGCAAACGAGGTCATGTCGACCTGGTCTGGTACAAGCCGACAGCAGTTCGAGTCGCAGTGGGAGCAGTGGTGCCAGAAACTGCGAACAATGATGGAAGAATTGCAGAGCCTCTCGAACGGGTTGCGCCGCGAGGCGGAGGAGTTCGAGGCGGTTGATCGATCATTCCTGGCTGCCTGA
- a CDS encoding citrate synthase, whose protein sequence is MTRNTLTITDNRTGKTYEIPIEHNTIRATDLRQIKTDPDDFGLMSYDPAFMNTAACISRITYIDGDKGILEYRGYPIEQLAEQSSYLEVAYLLLYGELPSKERLEWWEYRISRHLFLHNSLVELIQAFRYDAHPMGILISSVAAMSTLYPEAKNIHDPAVREKQIWRIIGQIPTIAAFAYRHRIGRPFNLPDSSLSYTANLLYMMDYMNQREYEVNPVLAKALDVLFILHADHEQNCSTSVMRSVGSSHADPYNALAAAAAALYGPLHGGANEAVLRMLQQIGHPKNVPAFIERVKKGETRLMGFGHRVYKNYDPRAKIIRKIAHEVFEATSANPLLDVAMELERVALEDEYFVSRKLYPNVDFYSGLIYQALRFPIEYFPFLFAIPRASGWLAQWLEMLDDPEQKITRPRQIYLGHPRRDYVPVDQR, encoded by the coding sequence ATGACCAGAAACACCCTCACAATCACCGACAATCGGACTGGCAAGACCTACGAGATTCCGATCGAACACAACACGATTCGCGCGACCGATCTGCGTCAGATCAAGACCGATCCGGACGATTTCGGGTTGATGTCGTATGACCCGGCGTTCATGAACACTGCGGCGTGCATCAGTCGCATTACGTACATCGATGGCGACAAGGGCATTCTGGAATATCGCGGGTATCCGATTGAGCAGCTTGCTGAACAGAGTTCGTATCTGGAAGTGGCGTATCTGCTGCTGTATGGTGAGTTGCCGTCGAAAGAACGTCTCGAATGGTGGGAGTATCGCATCAGCCGTCACCTGTTCCTCCACAACAGCCTGGTCGAATTGATCCAGGCTTTCCGCTACGACGCCCATCCGATGGGCATTCTGATCAGTTCGGTAGCGGCGATGTCAACGCTCTACCCTGAGGCAAAGAACATTCACGATCCGGCGGTTCGTGAGAAGCAGATCTGGCGTATTATCGGTCAGATCCCAACGATTGCCGCCTTCGCCTATCGGCACCGTATTGGGCGACCGTTCAACCTGCCCGATAGCTCGCTCAGTTACACGGCGAACCTGCTCTATATGATGGATTACATGAACCAGCGCGAGTATGAGGTCAACCCGGTGTTAGCCAAAGCGCTGGATGTGCTCTTCATCCTGCACGCCGATCACGAGCAGAACTGTTCGACGTCGGTTATGCGAAGTGTGGGTTCAAGTCACGCTGATCCCTACAACGCACTGGCGGCAGCGGCAGCGGCGCTGTACGGTCCGTTGCACGGCGGCGCCAATGAAGCAGTGTTGCGCATGTTGCAGCAGATCGGGCATCCGAAGAATGTGCCGGCGTTCATCGAGCGCGTGAAGAAGGGTGAGACGCGGCTGATGGGTTTCGGGCATCGGGTGTACAAGAATTACGACCCGCGCGCAAAGATCATTCGTAAGATTGCTCATGAGGTCTTCGAGGCAACGTCGGCGAATCCGCTGCTCGATGTGGCGATGGAGCTGGAACGGGTTGCCCTGGAGGACGAGTATTTCGTTTCACGCAAGCTGTACCCGAATGTGGATTTCTACAGCGGGTTGATCTATCAGGCGCTGCGCTTCCCAATCGAGTATTTCCCCTTCCTCTTCGCCATTCCGCGCGCGTCGGGATGGCTGGCGCAGTGGCTTGAGATGCTCGATGATCCGGAGCAGAAGATTACGCGCCCGCGGCAGATCTATCTGGGGCATCCGCGGCGTGATTATGTGCCGGTCGATCAACGGTGA
- a CDS encoding IS630 family transposase encodes MEHLVRRDPRQRGLTQTRWTLDAIRSQLAWGRDASLRGIARILDRLGITWQRARSHVHRPDPHDQAKLQEIADVVEDARAHPNQVVTVYLDEVTVTRQPTLANGYGRAGADQVRAERSLATDCELRIVGSLDVVTGQVVTRRAKTIGLATLAPCFPDRRAAYPEAERIDVILDNWPVHFHPDVLVALEPQTTRWAFSRPGNWPATPSVRAVRRAGDVRLPIQLMPLPTYASWCNPIEKLWRWMRQEVTRVHRWATDLDQLRNHLDAFFASFATGSSKLLQYVGLG; translated from the coding sequence GTGGAGCATCTGGTCCGCCGTGACCCGCGGCAGCGCGGGCTGACCCAGACGCGCTGGACCCTGGACGCCATCCGCAGCCAGTTGGCGTGGGGGCGCGACGCCTCGCTGCGCGGGATCGCCCGTATTCTGGATCGGTTGGGCATCACCTGGCAGCGCGCCCGCAGTCATGTGCATCGCCCTGATCCCCACGATCAGGCCAAACTGCAGGAGATCGCAGACGTGGTGGAGGATGCCCGCGCGCACCCCAACCAGGTGGTGACCGTGTATCTGGATGAAGTCACGGTCACCCGGCAACCGACCCTGGCCAACGGGTATGGGCGGGCGGGCGCCGATCAGGTGCGGGCGGAACGGAGTCTGGCGACCGATTGCGAACTGCGCATCGTGGGCAGTTTGGACGTTGTGACGGGCCAGGTGGTCACCCGGCGGGCGAAGACGATTGGCCTGGCGACGCTGGCGCCGTGCTTCCCGGACCGGCGCGCTGCCTATCCTGAGGCTGAGCGCATCGATGTCATTCTGGATAATTGGCCGGTCCATTTTCATCCGGATGTCCTGGTGGCGCTCGAGCCGCAAACAACCCGCTGGGCGTTTTCCCGTCCTGGCAATTGGCCGGCCACCCCCAGTGTGCGGGCCGTGCGCCGGGCTGGAGATGTCCGCCTGCCCATCCAACTGATGCCGTTGCCGACGTATGCGTCGTGGTGTAACCCGATCGAGAAGCTGTGGCGGTGGATGCGTCAGGAGGTCACCCGCGTGCATCGCTGGGCGACGGATCTCGATCAGTTGCGCAACCACCTGGATGCCTTCTTCGCGTCGTTTGCAACCGGCTCGTCAAAGCTTTTACAGTATGTCGGTCTCGGATAG
- a CDS encoding AfsR/SARP family transcriptional regulator, whose amino-acid sequence MPSVEPKYSSDRGVASVRHDEHIVQTCIPLLLHPDEQVQRQATLLLLTLYGTHAFTLLRRRLSDEKPQVRREAEQALRVLGRQSGHPVDFRPFRGMHIECLGTLRVYIGNQEILSHEWAQSNVSRAGRRKVQAVLAYLVHRGRGGASADEIRAAVWGDGGATGALGRTMTALRQTIEHFGGTSMAESLLISSNQRYILTPDAYTTDVRSFEHTIRVAEQTEHDRDLAAAAPVYRHACDLYGGPYLAGVDMLADEIEERRTELLNAYLNALERLAEYAYQQGDDEQCLALCHRGIRFDPTDERLTLWMLRCYARQRNESEIARVFRRYLRALAAPPDQGDAVVRWMRLRSGTHNEAVDITT is encoded by the coding sequence ATGCCATCTGTAGAACCCAAATACTCCAGCGACCGGGGCGTTGCGTCGGTCAGGCACGATGAGCATATCGTGCAGACCTGTATTCCGCTGCTTCTGCACCCCGATGAACAGGTGCAACGGCAGGCGACGCTTCTCCTGTTGACCCTGTACGGAACCCATGCATTCACATTGCTGCGGCGACGGTTGAGCGACGAAAAACCGCAAGTGCGCCGTGAAGCCGAACAGGCGTTACGTGTGCTGGGACGACAGAGCGGGCATCCGGTCGATTTCCGACCCTTCCGCGGCATGCACATTGAATGTCTCGGCACACTACGCGTGTATATCGGCAACCAGGAAATCCTCTCCCACGAGTGGGCGCAGTCCAACGTCAGTCGCGCCGGGCGGCGCAAAGTGCAGGCAGTGCTGGCATATCTCGTGCATCGCGGGCGCGGCGGCGCCTCGGCAGACGAGATCCGGGCTGCGGTCTGGGGAGACGGTGGTGCAACCGGCGCGCTTGGGCGCACAATGACCGCGCTGCGCCAGACCATTGAGCACTTCGGCGGAACCAGCATGGCGGAGAGCCTCCTGATCTCCAGCAATCAACGCTACATCCTGACACCGGATGCCTATACCACTGATGTGCGCTCATTCGAGCATACCATCCGCGTTGCCGAGCAGACCGAACACGACCGCGACCTGGCGGCAGCCGCGCCGGTCTACCGCCACGCCTGTGACCTGTATGGCGGACCCTACCTGGCGGGTGTCGATATGCTTGCCGACGAGATCGAAGAACGCCGGACTGAACTCCTCAATGCGTATCTGAACGCACTGGAGCGACTGGCGGAATACGCTTATCAACAGGGAGACGACGAGCAATGCCTGGCGCTCTGTCATCGCGGCATTCGCTTCGATCCCACTGATGAGCGCCTCACGCTCTGGATGCTGCGCTGCTATGCGCGCCAGCGCAACGAGAGCGAGATCGCGCGTGTGTTCCGGCGCTATTTGCGCGCCCTTGCCGCCCCGCCCGACCAGGGAGATGCAGTGGTGCGCTGGATGCGGCTGCGATCAGGCACACACAACGAAGCCGTAGACATTACGACGTAG
- a CDS encoding sensor histidine kinase, with amino-acid sequence MRSLTLKLTLAFLLVGLIGSLMVALIVGLRTRSEVDLFLSLRDRTILLNALRSYYETNGGWQGVEQVLERTAPLDFYSRNLVLADTNGVVVYGRRPYRPGRQLAPGMIARAETLRSDGEVIGYFFFVGRPPLPLLSDPRWAAEAALLQRLAMATVLSAIAATIVALVVGIVLARTLTRPIRELTAATRAMARGRFDQRVVVRSRDEIGELAQAFNQMSADLSRAIQARRQMTADLAHDLRTPLSILRGYTEGLQEGRISGSPTIYQIMHGEVEHLQRLIDDLRLLSLADAGALSLNRRPVDPRALLERAALAHMVQAEQQGLTIRVEASETLPSVAVDTDRMAQVLNNLVANALRHTARGEIVLTAREEGAQRVILEVRDTGSGIAPEDLPRIFDRFYRADPSRSREGGHQSAGLGLAIAKAIIEAHNGAISVASRVGEGTTFTITLPVVRDQKSRPAPQETSVTVSTGQR; translated from the coding sequence ATGCGATCGCTGACCCTCAAACTGACGCTGGCGTTTCTTCTGGTCGGACTGATCGGATCGCTCATGGTGGCGCTGATCGTCGGGCTGCGCACCCGCTCGGAGGTTGATCTCTTTCTCTCTCTCCGTGATCGGACTATTCTTCTCAATGCGTTGCGCTCGTACTATGAGACGAACGGCGGCTGGCAGGGGGTCGAGCAGGTGCTGGAACGGACGGCGCCGCTCGATTTTTACAGCCGGAACCTGGTGCTGGCAGACACTAATGGCGTTGTGGTGTATGGACGCAGACCGTACCGACCCGGACGACAACTGGCGCCGGGGATGATCGCGCGGGCTGAGACGCTGCGCTCGGATGGCGAGGTCATCGGCTACTTCTTCTTCGTCGGTCGTCCCCCGCTCCCTCTGCTCAGTGATCCACGCTGGGCAGCCGAAGCAGCCCTGCTGCAACGTCTTGCCATGGCAACTGTGCTGAGCGCAATCGCCGCCACCATTGTCGCCCTGGTGGTCGGCATCGTGCTGGCGCGCACACTGACCCGTCCCATCCGCGAACTGACGGCAGCGACGCGCGCGATGGCACGCGGGCGTTTTGATCAGCGCGTGGTTGTGCGTTCACGCGACGAGATCGGTGAACTGGCGCAGGCGTTCAATCAGATGAGCGCTGATCTGAGCAGAGCGATCCAGGCGCGACGCCAGATGACTGCCGACCTTGCGCACGATCTTCGCACACCGCTCAGCATTCTGCGCGGCTACACCGAAGGGTTGCAGGAAGGTCGCATCAGCGGCTCACCGACCATCTATCAGATTATGCACGGGGAGGTTGAGCACCTGCAACGCCTGATTGACGACCTGCGCCTGCTCTCGCTGGCAGATGCCGGCGCCCTGTCGCTGAACCGTCGTCCCGTCGATCCGCGCGCCCTGCTCGAGCGCGCAGCCCTGGCGCATATGGTGCAGGCAGAGCAGCAGGGATTGACCATCCGCGTCGAAGCCTCTGAAACGCTACCATCAGTTGCTGTCGATACCGACCGCATGGCGCAGGTGCTGAACAATCTGGTGGCGAATGCGCTGCGCCATACCGCACGCGGCGAGATTGTGCTGACTGCGCGTGAAGAAGGCGCTCAGCGCGTTATCCTGGAAGTGCGCGATACCGGCAGCGGTATTGCACCGGAGGATCTGCCGCGCATCTTTGATCGTTTCTACCGCGCCGATCCGTCACGCAGCCGCGAAGGAGGACACCAGAGCGCCGGTTTGGGTCTGGCAATCGCAAAGGCGATCATCGAAGCGCACAACGGCGCCATCAGTGTGGCATCGCGTGTCGGCGAGGGTACAACCTTTACGATCACGCTCCCCGTTGTTCGGGACCAGAAAAGCAGACCCGCACCCCAGGAAACGTCGGTGACCGTGAGTACAGGGCAGAGGTAG
- a CDS encoding helix-turn-helix domain-containing protein, translating into MSVEEREALEDLRDHAPKPYLRERAAALLLIASGVPPAVVARERLLRPRHPETVSRWLNRWEAEGIDSLPIRDGRGRTPAFSP; encoded by the coding sequence TTGTCCGTCGAGGAGCGGGAGGCCCTCGAAGACCTGCGCGATCACGCCCCCAAGCCCTATTTGCGCGAACGGGCGGCGGCATTACTGCTCATCGCGTCTGGCGTACCGCCTGCCGTCGTGGCCCGCGAACGCTTGCTGCGTCCGCGCCATCCGGAAACCGTCTCTCGCTGGCTGAATCGCTGGGAAGCCGAGGGCATCGATAGCCTCCCCATCCGGGACGGACGCGGGCGCACGCCCGCTTTTTCCCCCTGA
- a CDS encoding copper chaperone PCu(A)C: MNLYRYCFILAGALALAACTATSPTTPAAPANTGATGGVTIQISDPWARAMKMEGGAMGSMEQPTMAPASGGGYGGMEPTKAPDQGMAHGGHGDMEMGGANSAAYMIIRNTGSEPDKLIAASSDVAKTIELHTVIEEGGVMRMRQVEGGIDIPANGQVELKPGGFHVMLIGLTRDLNAGDSVQLTLTFEKAGQIPVTAQVRQP, from the coding sequence ATGAACCTGTACCGATATTGTTTCATTCTGGCAGGCGCACTTGCGCTTGCCGCATGCACTGCAACATCACCGACCACGCCAGCTGCACCGGCGAACACCGGCGCCACCGGCGGCGTGACGATCCAGATCAGTGATCCGTGGGCGCGCGCAATGAAGATGGAAGGCGGCGCGATGGGCAGCATGGAGCAACCCACGATGGCGCCAGCATCCGGCGGCGGATACGGCGGCATGGAGCCGACCAAAGCGCCGGATCAGGGCATGGCGCACGGCGGTCACGGCGACATGGAGATGGGCGGCGCAAACAGCGCGGCGTATATGATCATCCGCAACACCGGCAGCGAACCCGACAAACTGATTGCAGCCAGCAGCGATGTCGCCAAAACCATCGAACTGCATACGGTTATCGAAGAAGGCGGCGTCATGCGCATGCGACAGGTCGAGGGCGGCATCGACATCCCTGCCAACGGACAGGTCGAACTGAAGCCGGGCGGCTTCCATGTGATGCTCATCGGGCTGACCCGCGACCTGAATGCTGGTGACAGCGTACAACTGACCCTGACATTCGAGAAGGCGGGACAGATTCCGGTCACCGCGCAGGTGCGCCAGCCGTAG